One Glycine max cultivar Williams 82 chromosome 3, Glycine_max_v4.0, whole genome shotgun sequence DNA window includes the following coding sequences:
- the LOC121174559 gene encoding secreted RxLR effector protein 161-like, with product MEECKSVSTPMNQKEKFSKEDGAHKIDEGYHRSLIGCLMYLTGTRPDILFAVSLLSCFMHCASEMHLKAAKRILRYVKGTVDYGVKFEKCQEFKLYGFSDSDWAGSIDDMKSTSEYCFNLGSGVFSWCTKKQEIVAQSTTKAEFIAATTAVNQALWLKKIL from the coding sequence atggaGGAATGCAAATCTGTTAGCACaccaatgaatcaaaaggagaagttCAGCAAGGAAGATGGTGCTCATAAAATTGATGAAGGATATCATAGGAGCTTGATTGGATGTCTAATGTATCTCACTGGAACAAGGCCAGACATTCTATTTGCTGTAAGTCTCTTGTCTTGTTTTATGCACTGTGCAAGTGAAATGCATTTAAAAGCAGCAAAGAGAATATTAAGGTATGTTAAGGGCACTGTTGATTATGGTGTCAAATTTGAGAAATGTCAAGAATTCAAGTTGTATGGATTCTCTGATAGTGATTGGGCTGGATCCATTGATGACATGAAGAGCACTTCAGAATACTGTTTCAACCTAGGCTCAGGAGTTTTCTCATGGTGCACAAAGAAGCAAGAGATTGTAGCACAATCCACTACTAAGGCTGAATTCATAGCAGCAACAACAGCGGTAAATCAAGCTTTATGGTTGAAGAAGATTCTGTGA